A window from Hydrogenobacter hydrogenophilus encodes these proteins:
- a CDS encoding Gfo/Idh/MocA family oxidoreductase, with translation MNEHILIVGLGNMGRKYLSKLEELGHKLVACDIDPQKATDKHPFYCHLGEVKEELKAVIVAIDPIAHVSVSENFLEKGIPVLLEKPPALSTEEFEKIYHYPNLYVSEIETFSSCLNFFPKEVENIQIERLGKGKGYISPLWDLAWHDLYLLQLFFEDIKIEKLTVNKVWELHGRMDDVPFSIRTAWQYPEPSRRWIINGGQVILDFAREEVWVGNRLIHREEKRDKLRLMLESFIKGNFDHKSRERAKKNLMLLEHTERLPATSF, from the coding sequence ATGAATGAGCATATACTGATCGTAGGTCTTGGGAACATGGGTAGGAAGTATCTTTCCAAGTTGGAAGAGCTGGGACACAAGCTTGTAGCTTGCGACATAGACCCTCAAAAGGCTACAGATAAGCACCCTTTTTACTGCCACCTGGGTGAAGTGAAAGAAGAGCTAAAGGCAGTCATAGTTGCCATAGATCCTATAGCGCATGTTAGCGTATCAGAAAACTTTTTAGAAAAGGGAATTCCCGTTCTTCTTGAAAAACCACCCGCTCTTAGCACAGAGGAGTTTGAAAAAATATACCACTACCCTAATCTCTATGTGTCCGAAATAGAAACCTTCTCTTCGTGCTTGAATTTTTTTCCAAAAGAGGTAGAGAACATCCAGATAGAAAGGTTAGGAAAAGGAAAAGGCTACATATCCCCCTTGTGGGACCTTGCTTGGCATGACCTTTACTTGCTTCAACTGTTTTTTGAAGACATCAAGATAGAAAAGCTTACCGTCAACAAAGTATGGGAACTTCACGGCAGGATGGATGATGTGCCTTTTTCTATAAGGACCGCATGGCAGTATCCAGAACCATCACGAAGATGGATCATAAACGGTGGTCAAGTAATACTTGATTTCGCAAGAGAAGAGGTATGGGTAGGTAATAGGCTCATTCATAGGGAAGAAAAAAGGGACAAGTTAAGACTAATGTTAGAGAGCTTTATAAAAGGGAACTTTGATCACAAAAGCAGAGAACGAGCTAAAAAGAACCTTATGCTTTTGGAACACACTGAGCGTCTTCCTGCAACATCCTTTTGA
- a CDS encoding sigma-54 dependent transcriptional regulator — translation MERLLHTTDPSLRVEGFQKVEELPEELENAFVLVDIDTVGLSSLPDLKDGENIPVALTSKSIPGYTIKLVSLGFYDVLLKPIDEERLRRLLQKLDSSQKVQRIIYLHKREEEVSGELCKELCSIVGNPEGKMKEVLLKVGKAASLDVPVLFFGETGVGKEVFAKALWKTSRRWNGPFVAINCSAVPSELLEAELFGYEKGAFTGAISSKEGLIESAKGGILFLDEVGDLPLHLQPKLLRVLQEKKVRRLGSTKEIHCDFRLISATNKDLKRLVKEGKFREDLYYRISTAEIHIPPLRERKDDIPLLVDCILQNISRETGKRIIGYTEGFLKKVLSYNWPGNVRELENALTRAISSCTGAVLKEEDLDIITQDYENYSLEDTLRREVGRLIREGESNIYYTLMDKLSKTIVQEAFSLLKGNYSRTAKTLGINRLTLKRMLQEDAQCVPKA, via the coding sequence ATGGAAAGGCTACTGCACACCACAGACCCAAGCTTGAGAGTTGAAGGTTTTCAAAAAGTTGAGGAACTTCCAGAAGAATTGGAGAACGCCTTTGTGCTTGTAGATATAGACACTGTAGGTCTTTCAAGTCTCCCAGACCTAAAAGATGGAGAAAACATACCAGTAGCACTTACCTCTAAAAGCATCCCGGGCTACACAATAAAGCTTGTAAGCCTTGGATTTTACGATGTTCTGCTCAAACCCATAGACGAGGAAAGGCTAAGAAGGCTACTTCAAAAGTTGGACAGTTCTCAGAAAGTTCAGAGGATTATATACCTTCACAAGCGAGAGGAAGAGGTCTCTGGGGAGCTGTGCAAAGAGCTCTGTTCCATAGTGGGAAACCCTGAAGGTAAGATGAAGGAGGTGCTTTTAAAGGTAGGTAAAGCTGCTTCTCTTGATGTTCCTGTGCTTTTCTTTGGTGAGACGGGTGTGGGGAAGGAGGTCTTTGCAAAGGCATTATGGAAGACATCCAGAAGGTGGAACGGACCTTTTGTTGCGATAAACTGTTCTGCAGTGCCTTCGGAACTACTTGAGGCAGAACTTTTTGGATACGAAAAGGGAGCTTTCACAGGAGCCATATCAAGCAAAGAAGGGCTCATAGAGTCTGCAAAGGGCGGTATTCTCTTTTTGGACGAGGTAGGGGACTTACCTTTACACTTACAGCCTAAACTTTTAAGGGTATTGCAAGAAAAAAAAGTTAGAAGGCTTGGAAGCACCAAAGAGATACACTGCGATTTTAGATTGATAAGTGCCACCAACAAGGATCTTAAAAGGCTCGTAAAAGAGGGTAAATTCAGAGAAGACCTTTACTACAGGATAAGCACAGCAGAGATCCACATACCACCCCTTAGAGAGAGAAAGGATGACATACCGTTGCTGGTAGATTGTATATTACAGAACATCTCGCGGGAAACAGGTAAAAGAATAATAGGCTATACGGAGGGATTTTTAAAGAAAGTTTTGTCTTACAACTGGCCAGGCAATGTGAGGGAGCTTGAAAACGCACTTACAAGAGCTATAAGCTCTTGCACCGGAGCGGTTCTAAAAGAAGAAGATCTTGATATCATAACCCAAGATTACGAAAATTACAGCCTTGAGGATACGCTAAGAAGAGAAGTTGGAAGGCTAATAAGAGAAGGAGAGAGCAACATATACTACACTCTTATGGATAAGCTTTCTAAAACCATTGTGCAGGAAGCTTTTTCTCTTTTGAAAGGAAACTATTCAAGGACAGCAAAGACGCTTGGTATAAATAGGTTAACCCTCAAAAGGATGTTGCAGGAAGACGCTCAGTGTGTTCCAAAAGCATAA
- a CDS encoding phosphoadenylyl-sulfate reductase codes for MLYPALAGGSHTFDELELHELAIEFEDKPPQELISWAIENFHPKLYIAFSGQAEDTVLLDMAWRINPEVRVFTVDTGRLHEETYRLIQEIEERYNIRIELYFPSAGDVEELVKKHGINCFYRTVELRHLCCHIRKVRPLLRALSQVDAWITGLRREQWASRQNIMKIEVDHDHGQIVKINPLADWSERQVWEYIKKNNLPYNKLYEMGYRSIGCEPCTRPVAPYEDPRAGRWWWEKDAPKECGMHCSIETGGFEKIADKLIKEEKDGHKSS; via the coding sequence ATGCTCTATCCCGCTCTTGCTGGAGGTTCTCACACTTTTGATGAACTTGAACTGCACGAGCTTGCTATAGAGTTTGAGGATAAACCTCCACAGGAACTTATCTCCTGGGCTATTGAAAACTTTCATCCTAAGCTTTATATAGCCTTCAGCGGTCAGGCAGAGGATACGGTACTTTTGGACATGGCTTGGAGGATAAACCCAGAAGTTAGGGTTTTTACAGTGGACACAGGGAGATTACACGAAGAGACATACAGACTTATTCAGGAGATAGAAGAGAGGTACAACATAAGAATAGAACTTTACTTTCCTTCCGCAGGTGATGTGGAAGAGCTGGTCAAAAAGCACGGTATCAACTGTTTTTACAGGACGGTTGAACTCAGACATCTGTGCTGTCATATAAGAAAGGTAAGACCGTTATTGAGAGCTCTTTCTCAGGTGGACGCTTGGATAACAGGACTTAGGAGAGAGCAATGGGCTAGCAGGCAGAATATTATGAAAATAGAAGTAGACCACGACCATGGGCAGATAGTGAAGATAAATCCCCTTGCAGACTGGAGCGAAAGGCAGGTATGGGAGTACATAAAGAAAAACAACCTACCTTATAACAAGCTCTACGAGATGGGATATAGAAGTATAGGGTGTGAACCTTGCACAAGGCCAGTGGCACCTTACGAAGACCCAAGGGCTGGCAGGTGGTGGTGGGAGAAGGACGCTCCAAAAGAATGTGGTATGCACTGCAGTATAGAGACAGGTGGTTTTGAAAAGATAGCGGACAAGCTGATAAAGGAGGAGAAAGATGGCCATAAGAGTTCTTGA
- a CDS encoding Lrp/AsnC family transcriptional regulator, translating into MSITELMELESEYSIKAYILIKADPREIPSIMLALSTFEGVKTADVVTGPYDIIVFAELRNQDELGRLVINKIHSLEGVREALTCVVVKI; encoded by the coding sequence ATGTCCATAACAGAGCTGATGGAACTCGAATCTGAATATTCCATAAAGGCTTACATACTCATAAAGGCAGACCCAAGAGAGATACCTTCCATCATGTTAGCTCTTTCCACCTTTGAGGGGGTAAAAACGGCGGATGTGGTAACAGGACCGTATGACATAATAGTCTTTGCGGAACTTCGCAATCAAGATGAACTGGGTAGGTTAGTTATAAACAAGATACATTCCTTAGAAGGTGTAAGGGAAGCTCTCACCTGCGTAGTGGTTAAGATATGA
- the murA gene encoding UDP-N-acetylglucosamine 1-carboxyvinyltransferase has protein sequence MINTTSYTSESLIIKGGCKLKGKVRISGSKNASLPIIMSTLLTNKPCHIEDVPDLLDVKNSVELLRLLGAEVIQSSTSLAVDASKVNSFIAPDHLVRRMRASVLAMGPLLARFKKAVVAMPGGCSIGIRAIDQHLKVFEKAGAHIKVQHGYIHLELKDIKPVEYTFEVVTVTGTENALMFLSMCEKRSILRNIAIEPEVMDLIEVLRKMGANIQVEGRTAIIRGSSELGGFTHRVIPDRIEAGTFLVAGFMTKGDIELENVRVDHLGSVIEKLKEAGACIEVCGTDRIRVYSKGNSIRPLSISTLEYPGFPTDMQAQFMSMCCLADGWSDITENIFENRFQHVAELKRMGADIHVKGRTAFVRGVEKLTGAEVFSTDLRASASLVLAGLVAEGETIVRDIYHLDRGYERLDEKLRNLGAVVERQTSYE, from the coding sequence ATGATAAACACCACATCATATACTTCTGAAAGTCTTATCATAAAAGGAGGTTGTAAGCTAAAGGGGAAGGTAAGAATCTCAGGTTCTAAAAACGCATCCTTACCCATAATTATGAGTACGCTGCTTACCAATAAGCCCTGTCATATAGAAGATGTGCCAGACCTGCTGGATGTTAAAAACAGTGTGGAGCTTTTGCGTTTGCTTGGTGCAGAGGTTATACAAAGCTCTACTTCTCTCGCTGTTGATGCATCAAAGGTAAACAGTTTTATCGCACCTGATCACTTAGTAAGGAGGATGAGAGCGTCTGTGCTTGCCATGGGACCCCTTTTGGCACGCTTCAAAAAGGCGGTGGTTGCAATGCCAGGTGGCTGTTCCATAGGCATAAGAGCTATAGACCAACATCTGAAAGTCTTTGAGAAGGCAGGGGCACACATAAAGGTTCAGCACGGATACATTCACTTAGAACTAAAAGACATAAAACCTGTTGAATACACCTTTGAAGTGGTCACTGTGACAGGCACAGAGAACGCTCTTATGTTCCTAAGCATGTGTGAAAAAAGGAGCATACTTAGGAATATAGCCATAGAGCCAGAAGTTATGGACTTGATAGAAGTTTTAAGAAAGATGGGAGCAAACATACAGGTGGAAGGTAGAACCGCCATAATTAGGGGCAGTTCTGAACTTGGAGGCTTTACTCATAGAGTTATACCCGACAGGATAGAGGCTGGTACTTTTCTAGTAGCGGGTTTTATGACTAAAGGGGACATAGAGCTTGAAAATGTCCGCGTTGACCATCTTGGTAGTGTCATAGAGAAGCTTAAAGAAGCAGGAGCGTGCATAGAAGTGTGTGGAACTGATAGGATAAGGGTTTATTCAAAAGGGAATAGCATCAGACCCCTTTCTATTTCTACTTTGGAGTATCCTGGTTTTCCCACAGATATGCAGGCTCAGTTTATGTCTATGTGCTGTTTGGCAGATGGTTGGTCAGATATAACGGAGAACATCTTTGAAAATAGGTTTCAGCATGTGGCAGAACTAAAAAGAATGGGTGCGGACATACATGTAAAGGGTAGAACTGCTTTCGTAAGAGGTGTAGAAAAGCTCACAGGTGCAGAGGTTTTCTCTACGGATCTTCGGGCTTCTGCCAGTTTAGTGCTTGCGGGCCTTGTAGCAGAAGGAGAAACTATTGTGAGAGATATATACCATCTTGATAGAGGCTACGAAAGACTGGACGAAAAGCTAAGAAACCTTGGAGCGGTAGTTGAGAGGCAAACATCATATGAATGA